The Bacteroidales bacterium genome includes a window with the following:
- a CDS encoding replication-associated recombination protein A, protein MHQPLAERLRPVNFDGYIGQKHLVAKGAILRNMIESGRISSFILWGPPGVGKTSLAKIISSILEVPFYTLSAIHSGVKDVRDVIDKCKSAGVFQSIARPILFIDEIHRFSKSQQDSLLGAVENGTVTLIGATTENPSFEVIRPLLSRCQVYTLKPLEESDLNDLLNKAITEDVYLKKLTFKVEETEALFRYSGGDARKLLNIIDLIVQSTPINECVVINNSIVTERLQQNPAAYDKGGEMHYDIISAFIKSIRGSDPDAAIYWLGRMVAGGEDPKFIARRLVISAAEDIGLANPNALLIANACFDTLEKIGWPEGRIILAEATIYLATSPKSNSAYMAINDALMKIEESGDLPVPLHLRNAPTKLMKESGYGSGYKYAHDYPGNFVKQQFLPDNIKDFSFWKPQYNASEERMRERMEQLWGDKFTKK, encoded by the coding sequence ATGCACCAACCTTTAGCAGAAAGATTACGCCCAGTTAATTTTGATGGGTATATAGGACAAAAACACCTCGTTGCAAAAGGTGCAATTCTTCGTAATATGATTGAGAGTGGAAGAATCTCTTCTTTTATATTATGGGGTCCTCCCGGTGTGGGTAAAACATCGTTAGCTAAAATAATTTCCTCAATATTAGAGGTCCCTTTCTATACTTTAAGTGCTATTCATTCGGGAGTTAAAGATGTTAGGGATGTTATTGACAAATGCAAGAGTGCAGGAGTTTTTCAGTCAATTGCACGCCCCATTTTGTTTATTGATGAGATACACCGATTTAGCAAATCGCAACAAGACTCTCTTTTAGGTGCAGTTGAGAATGGTACGGTAACTCTTATTGGTGCAACAACAGAGAACCCTTCGTTTGAAGTTATTCGCCCCCTACTCTCTCGTTGCCAGGTTTATACTTTAAAGCCTTTAGAGGAGAGCGACCTTAATGATTTGCTAAACAAAGCAATTACCGAAGATGTTTATTTAAAGAAACTTACTTTTAAGGTTGAAGAGACTGAGGCTCTTTTCAGATATTCAGGTGGTGATGCTCGTAAACTTTTGAATATAATTGATCTTATTGTTCAAAGTACACCTATAAACGAGTGTGTTGTTATAAACAATAGTATTGTAACTGAACGCTTACAACAAAACCCAGCAGCATACGATAAAGGTGGCGAAATGCACTACGATATAATTTCTGCCTTTATTAAATCAATTAGAGGTAGTGACCCTGATGCTGCAATCTATTGGTTAGGAAGAATGGTTGCAGGTGGAGAAGATCCTAAATTTATTGCTCGCCGTTTAGTTATATCTGCGGCAGAAGATATAGGATTGGCAAATCCAAATGCTCTTTTGATAGCCAATGCTTGTTTTGATACTCTCGAAAAGATTGGCTGGCCTGAAGGTAGAATTATTTTAGCTGAGGCTACTATATATTTGGCTACAAGCCCCAAAAGCAACTCAGCATATATGGCAATTAATGATGCTCTTATGAAGATTGAAGAGAGTGGCGATTTACCAGTTCCTCTACATCTTCGTAACGCACCTACAAAATTGATGAAAGAGTCAGGCTATGGTAGTGGTTATAAATATGCTCACGACTACCCTGGTAATTTTGTTAAACAACAATTTTTACCTGATAATATTAAAGATTTTTCTTTTTGGAAACCTCAATATAATGCTTCGGAAGAGAGAATGAGAGAAAGAATGGAGCAATTATGGGGAGATAAATTTACAAAGAAGTAA
- a CDS encoding DNA alkylation repair protein, whose protein sequence is MISNEIIKSIKNEFRLGMNGVISTSMRNKGMDYKIIFGLSLPQLRTIAEKYSFNKEVAEILWKEDIRESKLLATMIYPYEEMNIEVAKLWINDIRFTEVADISTMFLFSKFSYADKLVIDNINSEDDNKKYFAMRLFIRLVINKTEINSNIIAMVKEAANRYINSDNIAVATIANDIILRLEN, encoded by the coding sequence ATGATTAGTAACGAGATAATAAAAAGTATAAAAAATGAGTTCCGTCTTGGAATGAATGGTGTTATTTCTACAAGTATGAGAAATAAAGGGATGGACTATAAAATTATTTTTGGTCTCTCCTTACCACAACTACGCACCATTGCTGAGAAATACTCATTCAACAAAGAGGTGGCAGAAATATTATGGAAAGAAGATATCAGAGAATCTAAGTTATTAGCAACAATGATATATCCTTATGAAGAGATGAATATTGAAGTTGCAAAATTGTGGATTAATGATATCCGTTTCACAGAAGTTGCTGATATTTCTACAATGTTCTTATTCTCAAAATTTTCTTATGCCGATAAGTTGGTAATAGATAATATTAACTCTGAAGATGACAATAAGAAGTATTTTGCAATGAGATTATTTATTAGACTTGTTATTAATAAGACAGAAATTAATTCAAATATAATTGCAATGGTAAAAGAGGCTGCAAACAGATATATCAATTCAGATAATATTGCTGTGGCTACTATTGCAAATGATATTATTCTTAGACTTGAGAATTAG
- a CDS encoding dihydrofolate reductase, translating to MRKLILSTTTALLFGMSFISCSKTDTEPKFDYNVDKFADLQILRYQVPGFEELSLNQKLYVYYLTEAAQEGRDILFDQNGKYNLAIRRTLEAIYNNYNGDKEDADYKEFVVYLKRVWFSNGIHHHYATDKFVPGFSQEFFANQVKSIDPALLPIREGETVENLIAELTPVIFDKEVMPKRINLAAGYDLVQTSAGNYYDGVTQKEAEDFYAKMRKPNDNQPISYGLNSRLVKRDGKIYEEVYKIGGRYSKALERIVYWLELAKGVAENDEQRKVIDLLIEFNKTGDLKKFDEYAVAWVQELTGNVDFICGFTEVYGDPLGMKASWEASINFKNIEASARTETISANAQWFEDNSPIDPRFKKETVKGVTAKVITVAMLGGDCYPSTPIGINLPNADWIRRDYGSKSVTIENITYAYDQAALGNGFKEEFVIDEATRELMNKYGFVSDNLHTDLHECLGHGSGKLLPGVDSDALKAYASTLEETRADLFAMYYMADPKIMELGLLPDKDAYKANYYSYIMNGLMTQLTRIELGNDIEESHMRNRQLIAKWCLENGAEENVISIEKIDGKSYIKINDYDKLRGLFGKLLAEIQRIKSEGDYEAGKAIVEKYAVKVDIDLHKEVLARYKSLNLAPYKGFVNPKYSLVEDENGNVIDVTVTYNEGYAEQMLRYSKDYSSLDSYND from the coding sequence ATGAGAAAATTAATTTTAAGTACAACAACTGCTCTATTGTTTGGTATGAGTTTTATAAGTTGCTCAAAAACTGACACAGAGCCAAAATTTGATTACAACGTGGATAAATTTGCAGACTTACAAATTCTTCGTTACCAAGTCCCCGGATTTGAAGAATTGTCTTTAAATCAAAAGCTTTATGTTTATTATTTAACTGAGGCTGCTCAAGAGGGACGCGATATTCTTTTTGACCAAAATGGAAAGTATAACCTTGCTATCCGCAGAACATTAGAGGCAATCTACAATAACTATAATGGAGATAAAGAGGATGCTGATTACAAAGAATTTGTTGTTTATCTAAAACGTGTTTGGTTCTCAAATGGTATTCACCACCACTATGCGACTGATAAATTTGTACCCGGCTTCTCTCAAGAGTTTTTTGCAAACCAAGTAAAATCAATTGATCCTGCCCTACTTCCTATAAGAGAGGGTGAAACAGTTGAAAATCTTATTGCTGAACTTACTCCTGTAATTTTTGATAAAGAGGTAATGCCTAAACGTATTAACTTGGCAGCAGGATATGATTTGGTTCAAACATCTGCCGGAAACTATTATGATGGAGTTACTCAAAAAGAGGCAGAAGATTTTTATGCTAAAATGCGTAAACCTAACGATAATCAACCAATATCGTATGGATTAAATAGCCGTTTGGTTAAACGTGATGGTAAAATTTACGAAGAGGTTTATAAAATTGGAGGAAGATACTCTAAGGCTCTTGAACGTATTGTTTATTGGTTAGAATTGGCAAAAGGTGTTGCTGAAAATGATGAGCAACGCAAAGTTATTGATTTATTAATTGAGTTTAATAAAACTGGAGATCTTAAGAAATTTGATGAGTATGCAGTTGCTTGGGTTCAAGAGTTAACAGGCAATGTTGATTTTATTTGCGGATTTACTGAGGTTTATGGCGATCCTCTTGGAATGAAAGCAAGTTGGGAGGCTTCAATTAACTTTAAAAATATTGAGGCATCTGCTCGTACAGAGACAATCAGTGCAAACGCTCAATGGTTTGAAGACAACTCTCCTATCGATCCACGATTTAAGAAAGAGACTGTAAAAGGTGTTACAGCAAAAGTAATTACAGTTGCGATGTTAGGTGGAGATTGTTATCCAAGCACACCTATTGGTATTAACCTTCCTAACGCAGACTGGATACGCCGCGACTACGGTTCAAAATCGGTAACTATTGAGAATATTACATACGCATACGATCAAGCAGCATTAGGAAACGGTTTCAAAGAGGAGTTTGTTATTGATGAAGCAACTCGCGAGTTAATGAATAAATATGGATTTGTTTCTGATAATTTACATACTGACTTACACGAGTGTCTTGGTCATGGTTCAGGTAAACTTCTTCCTGGTGTAGATTCAGATGCACTTAAAGCATACGCATCAACTTTAGAGGAGACTCGTGCCGACCTATTCGCTATGTACTATATGGCTGATCCTAAAATTATGGAGTTAGGTTTATTACCTGATAAAGATGCTTACAAAGCAAACTACTACTCTTATATAATGAATGGTTTAATGACTCAATTAACTCGTATTGAGTTAGGAAACGATATTGAAGAGTCACACATGCGTAACCGTCAACTAATTGCTAAATGGTGTTTAGAGAATGGTGCAGAAGAGAATGTAATATCAATTGAGAAAATTGATGGTAAAAGTTATATCAAAATCAATGATTATGATAAACTGCGTGGACTATTTGGAAAACTTCTTGCAGAAATCCAACGCATAAAATCGGAAGGAGATTACGAAGCAGGAAAAGCAATTGTTGAGAAATATGCTGTAAAAGTTGACATTGATCTTCATAAAGAGGTGTTAGCTCGTTACAAAAGTTTGAACTTGGCTCCTTATAAGGGATTTGTTAACCCAAAATATTCTTTAGTTGAAGATGAAAATGGTAATGTTATTGATGTTACAGTAACATACAACGAGGGATATGCTGAGCAAATGTTACGTTATTCAAAAGATTATTCATCTTTAGATTCATATAACGACTAA
- a CDS encoding TerB family tellurite resistance protein, which translates to MGIFDFFSKKKSYVKMQNEEKISHLKNLIAVAISDGKVDEEEFATLVCICEREGLAIETINDIIKDPNSVEYVKPTDYETKIQYLRDMVSIMMVDGNIDKKELALCKLTALNLGFKHEIIDAMIVDIIKYLEKES; encoded by the coding sequence ATGGGAATATTTGATTTCTTTAGTAAAAAAAAAAGTTATGTAAAAATGCAAAATGAGGAAAAGATTAGTCATCTAAAAAATTTAATAGCAGTTGCTATAAGTGATGGGAAAGTAGATGAAGAAGAATTTGCCACATTAGTTTGTATATGCGAGAGAGAGGGTTTAGCAATAGAAACCATTAATGATATTATAAAAGATCCCAACTCTGTAGAATATGTTAAACCCACTGATTATGAAACAAAAATTCAATATCTTAGAGATATGGTTAGCATTATGATGGTTGATGGAAATATAGACAAAAAAGAATTAGCACTTTGTAAATTAACAGCTTTAAATCTTGGATTTAAACATGAAATTATTGATGCTATGATAGTAGACATTATTAAGTATTTAGAAAAAGAATCATAA
- the rseP gene encoding RIP metalloprotease RseP, with protein METFLIKAVQLIMSLSLLVIIHEFGHFLFARLFKVRVEKFYLFFNPWFSLFKYKPKNSDTEYGIGWLPLGGYVKIAGMIDESMDKEQMNQPEQPWEFRSKPAWQRLLIMVGGVLFNFILALLIYIMIAFTWGKSYIPVQNVTSGYTFSQTALDAGFMNGDILLSADGEDFKALDSKTLRMIVEAEKVKVLRHKDTVSINIPEDFMLKLVAAEEGFATYRVRPVVADVVKGSGADIAGIKKDSKILSVNYKLTEDISQLFKVLDSCNPGDSVNVCYQVGKSTQFAKVKLSDDKKLGIQLKPITEVYTPKVEEYSFLESIPVGIKQGFETLSGYVSDFKYVFTKEGAASLGGFGTIGSIFPSVWDWEAFWNMTAFLSVILAFMNILPIPALDGGHVLFLLYEVITRRKPSLKFMEYAQTVGMILLLLLLVYANANDIIRLFN; from the coding sequence ATGGAAACATTTTTAATAAAAGCAGTACAACTTATAATGAGTTTATCGCTTTTAGTTATTATTCACGAATTTGGACACTTTCTATTTGCCAGACTATTTAAAGTTAGAGTTGAAAAATTTTATCTCTTTTTTAACCCTTGGTTTTCGCTCTTTAAATACAAACCAAAGAATAGCGATACTGAATATGGTATAGGATGGCTTCCTCTTGGTGGCTATGTTAAAATTGCCGGAATGATTGATGAATCAATGGATAAAGAGCAAATGAACCAACCTGAACAACCTTGGGAATTTCGCTCAAAACCTGCATGGCAACGATTATTAATAATGGTTGGTGGAGTTTTATTTAACTTCATTCTTGCGTTGTTAATATATATAATGATTGCTTTTACTTGGGGCAAAAGTTATATTCCTGTTCAAAATGTTACTTCTGGTTATACTTTTAGCCAAACTGCATTAGACGCAGGATTTATGAATGGCGACATACTTTTAAGTGCAGACGGAGAGGATTTTAAGGCTCTTGATTCTAAGACTCTTAGAATGATAGTTGAAGCGGAAAAGGTTAAAGTTCTTCGCCATAAAGATACTGTATCTATAAATATCCCAGAAGACTTTATGTTGAAGTTAGTTGCAGCAGAAGAGGGCTTTGCTACATATAGAGTTAGACCTGTTGTTGCCGATGTTGTAAAAGGTAGTGGTGCAGATATTGCTGGGATAAAAAAAGATTCTAAAATATTATCTGTAAACTACAAACTAACAGAAGATATTTCTCAACTATTCAAAGTCCTTGACAGTTGTAATCCTGGTGATAGTGTAAATGTTTGCTACCAAGTTGGCAAATCTACTCAATTTGCTAAAGTTAAGTTAAGTGATGATAAAAAATTGGGAATACAACTTAAACCTATTACAGAGGTATATACTCCCAAAGTTGAAGAATATTCATTCTTAGAGTCAATTCCTGTTGGTATTAAGCAAGGATTTGAAACATTATCAGGTTATGTGAGTGACTTTAAATATGTATTTACAAAAGAGGGAGCAGCAAGTCTTGGAGGCTTTGGTACTATTGGTAGTATATTCCCATCGGTATGGGATTGGGAAGCATTCTGGAATATGACTGCATTCCTTTCTGTAATATTGGCATTTATGAATATATTACCAATTCCTGCTTTAGATGGTGGCCATGTATTATTCTTACTATATGAGGTTATTACTCGCCGTAAACCCAGTTTGAAATTTATGGAATATGCTCAAACCGTAGGAATGATATTGCTATTATTATTGCTTGTATATGCTAACGCAAATGATATAATACGATTATTTAATTAA
- a CDS encoding transcriptional repressor, whose protein sequence is MSEDKNKESLRIRFNQYLEENKLRKTPERFFVLDAVSETSKKFDAEYVLNEVLSKGIRISRATVYNTLSTLVDAQILREHEIEGKKYFERSPLSQIYIRLICTKCGKIKDVKDADTINLVNSKKYGKFSTSYSSIAIYGLCSSCVNAERKAKLKAKLIAKEKSLENKKKILNNKKK, encoded by the coding sequence ATGTCTGAAGATAAAAACAAAGAGAGTTTAAGAATCAGATTTAATCAATACCTTGAAGAGAACAAACTTAGAAAAACACCTGAACGTTTTTTCGTTCTTGATGCAGTAAGCGAGACTTCAAAAAAGTTTGATGCTGAATATGTTTTAAACGAAGTACTTTCTAAAGGTATAAGAATAAGCAGGGCTACTGTATATAATACATTATCAACTCTTGTAGATGCTCAAATATTAAGAGAGCATGAGATTGAGGGTAAAAAATATTTTGAACGCTCTCCCCTATCTCAAATCTACATAAGATTGATATGTACAAAGTGCGGAAAAATAAAAGATGTTAAAGATGCCGACACTATTAATTTGGTTAATAGTAAAAAATATGGAAAATTCTCTACATCTTATAGTTCGATAGCAATATATGGTTTGTGTAGTTCGTGCGTTAATGCCGAGAGAAAAGCAAAATTAAAAGCCAAACTTATTGCTAAGGAGAAGAGTTTAGAAAATAAAAAGAAAATATTAAATAATAAAAAGAAATAA
- a CDS encoding adenylosuccinate synthase — translation MKVDVLLGLQWGDEGKGKVVDVLTPEYNVITRFQGGPNAGHTLVFNGEKYVLRSIPSGIFQGGKINIIGNGVVLDPILFKQEAVALAESGHDLKSRLYISKKAHLILPTHRMLDAAYEAAKGDAKIGTTGKGIGPTYTDKVSRNGLRVGDILENFDDKYAKAKAKHDQILKSLNFEYNIEALEKEFFEALEYIKEFKLIDSEHVINNLLKEGKSVLAEGAQGTLLDVDFGSYPFVTSSNTVCAGACTGMGIAPTKIGKVYGIFKAYCTRVGSGPFPTELFDEVGETICKNGNEFGAVTGRKRRCGWIDLVALKYAIMIDGVTDLIMMKSDVLDSFKTIKACVAYKINGETVTEFPFSISDDIEPIYKELPGWNCDMTKMQSEDEFPAEFKAYIKFLEEELEVPIKIVSVGPDRAQTIVR, via the coding sequence ATGAAAGTAGATGTGTTATTAGGTCTTCAATGGGGCGATGAAGGTAAAGGAAAAGTAGTTGACGTTCTAACTCCTGAATACAATGTTATTACTCGTTTCCAAGGAGGTCCAAATGCAGGACATACCCTTGTTTTTAATGGAGAAAAATATGTTCTTCGTTCAATTCCATCAGGAATATTTCAAGGAGGTAAAATAAATATTATTGGTAACGGAGTTGTCTTAGACCCAATTCTATTTAAACAAGAAGCAGTTGCGTTGGCAGAGAGCGGACACGATTTAAAATCTCGTTTATACATATCTAAAAAGGCTCATTTGATTTTGCCTACTCACCGTATGTTAGATGCTGCATACGAAGCAGCAAAAGGTGATGCTAAAATTGGTACAACAGGTAAAGGCATTGGCCCTACATATACTGATAAAGTAAGCCGTAACGGTTTAAGAGTTGGAGATATATTGGAGAACTTTGATGATAAATATGCTAAAGCAAAAGCAAAACACGATCAAATTCTTAAATCATTAAACTTTGAATATAACATTGAGGCTTTAGAGAAAGAGTTTTTTGAGGCATTAGAGTATATCAAAGAGTTTAAACTAATTGATAGCGAACACGTAATAAACAACCTGCTTAAAGAGGGCAAGAGTGTATTGGCTGAGGGCGCTCAAGGTACACTATTGGATGTTGATTTTGGTTCATATCCTTTTGTAACATCATCAAATACAGTATGTGCCGGTGCATGTACAGGTATGGGTATTGCCCCTACTAAAATTGGTAAAGTGTATGGTATTTTCAAAGCATATTGTACTCGCGTAGGTAGTGGACCTTTCCCAACAGAGTTATTTGATGAAGTTGGAGAAACAATCTGTAAAAACGGAAATGAGTTTGGTGCAGTAACTGGTCGTAAACGCCGTTGCGGATGGATTGACCTTGTTGCACTCAAATATGCTATTATGATTGATGGTGTTACAGATTTAATTATGATGAAGAGCGACGTTCTTGACTCATTCAAAACAATTAAAGCGTGTGTAGCATACAAAATAAATGGAGAAACAGTAACAGAGTTCCCTTTCTCTATCAGCGATGATATTGAACCAATTTATAAAGAACTTCCAGGTTGGAATTGCGATATGACTAAAATGCAATCAGAAGATGAATTCCCAGCAGAGTTCAAAGCATATATCAAATTCTTGGAAGAGGAGTTAGAAGTTCCTATTAAGATTGTATCTGTTGGACCTGACAGAGCTCAAACTATTGTAAGATAA
- the serC gene encoding 3-phosphoserine/phosphohydroxythreonine transaminase: protein MKKHNFYAGPSILSPYTIKNTADAVMDFAGTGLSILEVSHRSKEFVAVMDETQALIKELLDVPAGYEVVLVGGGASMQFCMVPYNILKTKAAYLETGTWAVNAIKEAKLFGEVEVVASSKDANFNYIPKNYEIPEDVDYFHFTSNNTIFGTEIRKDPDVKARLVADMSSDIFSRPIDVSKYDIIYAGAQKNLAPAGVTLAIVKEDALGKVDRPIPTMLDYRTHIKKGSMFNTPPCLPIFSALQTLKYYKSLGGVAALEKINVEKATMLYDEIDRNRLFKGTAAVEDRSIMNVCFVMNEEYQELEGEFVEFAKSKGMIGIKGHRSVGGFRASIYNAMPKESVAALIDTMKEFEKKY from the coding sequence ATGAAAAAGCACAACTTTTATGCAGGTCCCTCAATTTTGAGTCCCTACACAATTAAAAACACAGCTGATGCTGTTATGGATTTTGCTGGTACAGGTCTTTCAATTTTGGAGGTATCTCACCGCTCAAAAGAGTTCGTTGCAGTTATGGACGAAACTCAAGCATTAATTAAAGAACTTCTTGACGTTCCCGCTGGTTACGAAGTTGTATTAGTTGGTGGTGGTGCAAGTATGCAATTCTGTATGGTTCCATACAACATTCTTAAAACTAAAGCTGCTTACTTAGAGACTGGAACATGGGCTGTAAATGCTATTAAAGAGGCTAAATTATTTGGAGAGGTTGAAGTTGTTGCTTCATCAAAAGATGCTAACTTTAACTATATTCCTAAAAACTATGAAATACCTGAAGATGTAGATTATTTCCACTTTACATCTAACAACACAATATTTGGTACAGAGATTAGAAAAGATCCTGATGTAAAAGCTCGTTTGGTTGCAGATATGTCATCTGATATCTTCTCTCGTCCTATTGATGTATCAAAATATGATATTATCTATGCAGGTGCTCAAAAGAACTTGGCTCCTGCTGGTGTAACTTTGGCAATTGTTAAAGAAGATGCTCTTGGTAAAGTTGACAGACCTATTCCTACTATGTTAGACTATCGTACTCACATTAAGAAAGGTTCAATGTTCAACACTCCTCCTTGTTTGCCAATCTTCTCTGCATTGCAAACTCTTAAATACTACAAATCATTAGGTGGTGTTGCTGCTCTTGAAAAAATTAATGTTGAGAAAGCAACTATGCTATATGATGAGATTGACAGAAACCGTCTATTCAAAGGTACTGCTGCTGTTGAAGACCGTTCAATAATGAATGTTTGTTTTGTCATGAACGAGGAGTATCAAGAACTTGAAGGCGAATTTGTTGAGTTTGCGAAATCAAAAGGTATGATTGGTATTAAAGGACACCGCTCAGTTGGTGGATTTAGAGCATCAATCTACAATGCAATGCCAAAAGAGAGTGTTGCTGCCTTGATTGACACAATGAAAGAATTTGAGAAAAAATATTAA
- a CDS encoding class I SAM-dependent rRNA methyltransferase, giving the protein MSKPQIILKPKKEDSLLRKHPWIFSGAIAKIIGDPEEGDIVDVFFNNGDFAAIGHYQIGSIAVRVLSFEETEIDYNFYKERLASAYDLRLAYGIAGTENSNCFRLVHGEGDFLPGLIIDVYDSTAVVQAHSPGMHFAREIIADALLEIMNGVVTEVYYKSDTTLPYKAQLDPQNDYIRGSYKGNIAIENGLKFYVDWLKGQKTGFFVDQRDNRALLEKYSKNRKVLNMFCYTGGFSFYAMRGGAELVHSVDSSAKAIDLTKKNVEMNFPNDERHEAYVKDAFKYLDEMGDNYDLIILDPPAFAKHRSALHNALQGYKRLNAKAFEKIQHGGILFTFSCSQAVSKEQFRLAVFSAAAISGRKVRILHQLTQPADHPINIYHPEGEYLKGLVLYVE; this is encoded by the coding sequence ATGAGTAAACCACAAATAATACTTAAACCTAAAAAAGAGGACTCTTTATTAAGAAAACATCCTTGGATATTTTCGGGAGCAATAGCAAAAATTATTGGAGATCCTGAAGAGGGAGATATTGTTGATGTATTCTTTAATAATGGAGATTTTGCAGCAATAGGACACTATCAAATAGGGAGTATTGCCGTAAGAGTCTTATCTTTTGAAGAGACCGAGATAGATTATAATTTCTATAAAGAGAGGCTGGCAAGTGCGTATGATTTACGTCTTGCTTACGGAATTGCAGGAACAGAGAATAGCAACTGTTTTAGGTTAGTGCATGGAGAAGGTGATTTTTTACCCGGACTTATTATTGATGTTTATGACTCTACCGCGGTAGTACAAGCACACTCTCCCGGTATGCATTTTGCAAGAGAGATAATTGCTGATGCTTTATTAGAAATTATGAATGGCGTTGTAACAGAGGTCTATTATAAATCAGATACTACCCTACCCTATAAAGCTCAACTTGATCCTCAGAACGATTATATTAGAGGCTCTTATAAAGGTAATATTGCCATTGAGAATGGTCTTAAATTTTATGTAGATTGGCTTAAAGGTCAAAAAACCGGGTTCTTTGTTGACCAGCGCGATAACAGAGCGTTGCTTGAGAAGTATTCAAAGAACAGAAAAGTATTGAATATGTTCTGTTACACAGGAGGATTCTCATTCTATGCAATGCGTGGTGGTGCTGAGTTAGTTCATTCAGTTGATAGTTCGGCAAAAGCAATTGATTTAACAAAGAAAAATGTTGAGATGAATTTCCCCAACGATGAGAGACATGAGGCATACGTAAAAGATGCTTTTAAATATCTTGACGAAATGGGAGATAATTATGATTTGATTATTCTTGATCCTCCTGCTTTTGCAAAACATAGAAGCGCTCTTCATAATGCACTTCAAGGTTACAAAAGATTAAATGCGAAAGCATTTGAAAAGATTCAACATGGTGGTATTCTTTTTACATTCTCATGCTCTCAAGCAGTATCAAAAGAACAATTCAGATTGGCTGTTTTTAGTGCTGCTGCAATCTCGGGAAGAAAAGTAAGAATATTACATCAACTTACTCAACCAGCAGATCACCCTATTAATATATATCATCCTGAAGGCGAATATTTAAAAGGATTGGTTTTGTATGTAGAATAA